One segment of Ancylothrix sp. D3o DNA contains the following:
- a CDS encoding diacylglycerol/polyprenol kinase family protein produces MNELLPDSLTSNLWVQISLVAVWLGGILLIAESLNRFAGTDSEITRKIVHIGTGNVILFAWFLNIPAWVGIGAAILAAIVTLISYRFPILPGVNSIGRQSFGTFFYALSIGLLIAWFWPQGKPEYAAIGILIMTYGDGLAAIIGQRFGRNKYEVFGSKKSLQGTLTMTIISFLVCGLILLTVQGNIPPTWLVAAAVALTATGLETFSKYGIDNLTVPLGSATIAYFLNLALLAHFSGF; encoded by the coding sequence GTGAATGAACTATTACCTGATAGCTTGACCTCAAATTTGTGGGTGCAAATTTCCCTCGTCGCCGTTTGGCTAGGCGGAATTTTGCTAATAGCTGAATCCCTCAATCGCTTTGCCGGCACCGATAGCGAAATTACCCGTAAAATTGTCCATATCGGCACCGGCAACGTTATTTTATTTGCCTGGTTTTTAAACATCCCCGCCTGGGTTGGTATTGGCGCAGCAATTTTAGCCGCTATTGTCACCCTTATCTCTTATCGCTTTCCCATCCTACCCGGTGTCAATAGCATAGGCCGGCAAAGTTTTGGAACCTTCTTTTATGCCCTCAGCATTGGCCTTTTAATTGCCTGGTTTTGGCCCCAAGGCAAACCCGAATACGCCGCCATTGGCATCTTAATTATGACCTATGGCGATGGTTTAGCCGCCATTATCGGTCAGCGTTTTGGCCGCAACAAATATGAAGTTTTTGGCAGCAAAAAAAGCCTCCAAGGAACCCTAACCATGACCATTATTTCCTTTCTTGTTTGTGGCTTAATTTTGCTCACAGTTCAAGGCAATATCCCCCCCACATGGTTAGTCGCCGCCGCTGTTGCCCTCACCGCCACCGGCCTCGAAACCTTTTCTAAATATGGCATAGATAACCTCACCGTTCCTCTCGGAAGCGCCACCATTGCCTATTTCTTAAATCTAGCTTTACTCGCCCATTTTTCCGGCTTCTAA
- a CDS encoding DUF423 domain-containing protein, producing the protein MIRVFMGIAAVFAGLSVVLGAFGSHALKDKLSERYLEIFETGTRYEMYHALALLLVALLLMVAGEPQPFLVAAGFAFIAGIAIFSGSLYALSLTGISWLGAITPLGGLAFIVGWVCLAVGAWNFKGLS; encoded by the coding sequence TTGATTCGAGTTTTTATGGGAATTGCGGCAGTTTTTGCCGGTTTGTCTGTGGTTTTGGGTGCGTTTGGTTCTCACGCTTTGAAGGATAAATTAAGCGAGCGTTATTTAGAGATTTTTGAAACCGGCACTCGTTATGAAATGTATCATGCTTTGGCGTTGTTATTGGTGGCGTTGTTGCTGATGGTGGCCGGTGAGCCTCAACCTTTTCTTGTGGCTGCCGGTTTTGCTTTTATTGCTGGGATTGCTATTTTTTCTGGCAGTTTATATGCGCTTAGTTTAACCGGCATTTCTTGGCTGGGTGCGATTACTCCTTTGGGTGGTTTGGCTTTTATTGTTGGTTGGGTTTGTTTGGCGGTTGGGGCTTGGAATTTTAAAGGTTTATCTTGA
- the bchM gene encoding magnesium protoporphyrin IX methyltransferase, which produces MNALDDKTIVKDYFNATGFDRWRRIYGDGEVNKVQKDIREGHQRTVDTVVGWLKADGNLKGLSVCDAGCGVGSLSIPLAQEGALVYGSDISEKMVLEAYERSQLAMSNPSNIAFMAQDLEKLTGRYNTVICLDVLIHYPQDKAADMIAHLSSLAESRLILSFAPKTLALSMLKKVGELFPGPSKTTRAYQHREADIVKILQANGFSVNRSSMTSTRFYFSRILEAVRR; this is translated from the coding sequence ATGAACGCACTTGATGATAAAACCATTGTCAAAGATTATTTTAATGCGACCGGCTTTGATCGCTGGCGGCGTATTTATGGCGATGGCGAAGTAAATAAAGTCCAGAAAGATATTCGTGAAGGACATCAGCGCACGGTTGATACTGTGGTTGGTTGGCTGAAGGCGGATGGCAATTTGAAGGGGTTATCTGTCTGCGATGCCGGCTGTGGTGTTGGCAGTTTGAGTATTCCTTTGGCTCAGGAGGGTGCGCTGGTTTATGGCAGTGATATCTCGGAAAAAATGGTTTTGGAGGCTTATGAACGGTCTCAGTTAGCAATGTCAAATCCAAGTAATATTGCCTTTATGGCGCAAGATTTGGAAAAGTTGACGGGCCGGTACAATACGGTGATTTGTTTGGATGTTTTGATTCATTATCCGCAGGATAAGGCGGCGGATATGATTGCACATTTAAGCTCGCTTGCAGAGTCTCGTTTAATTCTTAGTTTTGCGCCTAAAACTTTGGCTTTGTCGATGCTTAAAAAGGTGGGAGAGTTGTTTCCTGGGCCGAGTAAAACTACTCGTGCTTATCAACATCGTGAGGCGGATATTGTTAAGATTTTGCAAGCAAATGGTTTTTCTGTAAACCGTTCGTCGATGACTAGCACTCGTTTTTATTTTTCTCGTATTTTGGAAGCGGTTCGCCGGTAG